CAGGACATGCCGAACATCTGACCGGACTCCGTCCCTGATCGGGCATCTGCCGGCGATGGCTCACCGCGGGCGTTGATGCGTACTTCGTTCTTCCGGCCCGACCTGCTGTCACACCGATCTTCGCTCACCCATCCTACCGAGGGCGGTCCGTGGTCCGGCGGCGACGGCGAGGCAACGGGTCATTCGGCGGCGAGAACCACCTGGACCGTGAGGGTCTTGCCACCTCGGGTGAGCACCACGGGCACGCTCTGGCCCGGTTCGTGGGCCTGAACGGCCACCACCAGGTCGTCCGCGCTCCCGACCGCGCGCGCCCCAACCTTCGTGATCACGTCACCCTCTTCGATCCCGGCCTTCGCCGCCGGACCTCCGTCGACCACGTTCTGCACCTGCGCGCCGTCGGTGGCGCCGTCGGTCGCCGACTTCGCGTTGACCCCGATCGTCGAGTGCACCACCTTGCCGGTCCGGATCAGCTCCTGGGCAACGGATTTCGCATAGTTGATCGGGATGGCGAAGCCGAGTCCGATCGATCCGCTGCTGTCGCCGCCCAGGGTGCGGATCGCCGAATTGATCCCGATGACGGCACCGGTGGAGTCGACCAACGCACCGCCGGAGTTGCCCGGGTTGATCGAGGCGTCGGTCTGCACGGCATCGATCACCGCGTTGGTGTCCGTGCCCCCACCGGACAGCCGCACCGGCCGGTCGAGCGCGGAGACGATCCCCGTGGTGACGGTGCCGGAGAGTCCCAGCGGCGACCCGATCGCGATCACCGAATCACCCACCAGCACCTTCGACGAATCGCCAAGCGTGGCGACCGTCGCGCCGCTGACATTGGCCTTGATCACGGCGAGGTCGCTCTCCGGGTCGCGGCCGACGATGGTGCCCGGCACCCGCTGACCGGTGGAGTAGACCACGGTGAGCTGGGCCGCCTTGTCGGTGGCGGCGAGCGAGATCACGTGGTTGTTGGTCAGGATGTAACCCTTGCCGTCGATCACCACCCCGGACCCGGTGTCCCCGGTGTCGCCCTCGCGCACCTCGATCGACACCACGGCCGGGGTGACCTTAGCGGCGACCTGCGCGACGGAACCGGGAGCACGGTCGACAGCCGCCGACGACCCAGCGATCTGGAAGGTCGGGTCGGTGGACAGCGCCGGAAGGCGACCGCCCGCCCACACCCCAATGGCCGCACCGACACCACCGATGACCAGGGCCGCCACCAGCAGGAGGACCAATCCGCCGGGACGGATCCGGCGATCGAACAGCGCTTGGCGCAAGGTGAAACGCTCGACCGGCGGCTGCTCGACGATCTCCGGCCGGGGCCGCGTCAGGGCCGGTTCGCCCAGCCGGACGGATGCCTCGGGGTCGCGCCACGGGTCGGACGGCGGACGGGCCGACTCGACCGTCGGCGGGTCCTCCGGCGCGCGTCCCAGCGTCGGACCGCCGCCGGCCGGACGCCCGAACGCGTCGGCCAGCATCTCGGGAACGGCCGGCCCGGTGGGCAGGGCCGGGCCGGGAGGACGCGAACCCAGGGGATGGAAGGAGGACGGGACGCCGGCCGGGCGGCCGAACGCCGCGGACTGGGCCGGGTCGACGATCGGGCGCCACAGCGGCCGGGGCGCCAGCGTCGGCCGCCCGTTCGCGGTCGGGTCGGCAGGTGGTGGTGTCATCCCCTGCAGGCTACGACACTGATCATCGCGTGGCGGCGGTTCGGGCCACAGCCGGCTGGACGACCACGCTCGCGGCCGACGGATGTCCGGGCCCGCTCGACCGGGAAACGACTGTCGGGTCGGACCGGGACGGGGTCGGCGGAGCAACCGGAGCGTCGCCCGAAGCCGCCACCACCAAGGCCCCGACGGCCAACCCGGCGACCAGGGCACCGGCGCCGAGGCGGAAGCGGCGGCCGCGGCCGGGCAGGGCGGAATCGGCGGCGCGCATCGTCCGGCCGGACGCCGAATCGACCAGCACGCCTGGCACCGGGCCGGGCCGCGGCGACGCGACCGGGATCGATTTGAGCGTGTCGAACAGACTGCCCGGCATCCGCGGCAGGGTGGCCTGCCGCAGGTACTGCGAGGCCGCGGTCTGCTCGGCCACGTCGGCCGCGCAGGAGGCGCATCGCATGACGTGGGCGGCCGCGCGCTGGAACGCCGTCAGGCTCATCTCCCCGTCGGCGTAGGCGACCACCACGTCCAGGGTCAGATGCTCGTTGAAGACGCTGGTCATGGCATCACGACCTTGGGCAGCAGCGAGCTGCGCAGGTTTCTGATCGACCCACCCTCGACCCGCGCCTCACGTCGGCGCTCGATCG
This window of the Nakamurella panacisegetis genome carries:
- a CDS encoding anti-sigma factor, encoding MTSVFNEHLTLDVVVAYADGEMSLTAFQRAAAHVMRCASCAADVAEQTAASQYLRQATLPRMPGSLFDTLKSIPVASPRPGPVPGVLVDSASGRTMRAADSALPGRGRRFRLGAGALVAGLAVGALVVAASGDAPVAPPTPSRSDPTVVSRSSGPGHPSAASVVVQPAVARTAATR
- a CDS encoding S1C family serine protease, with amino-acid sequence MTPPPADPTANGRPTLAPRPLWRPIVDPAQSAAFGRPAGVPSSFHPLGSRPPGPALPTGPAVPEMLADAFGRPAGGGPTLGRAPEDPPTVESARPPSDPWRDPEASVRLGEPALTRPRPEIVEQPPVERFTLRQALFDRRIRPGGLVLLLVAALVIGGVGAAIGVWAGGRLPALSTDPTFQIAGSSAAVDRAPGSVAQVAAKVTPAVVSIEVREGDTGDTGSGVVIDGKGYILTNNHVISLAATDKAAQLTVVYSTGQRVPGTIVGRDPESDLAVIKANVSGATVATLGDSSKVLVGDSVIAIGSPLGLSGTVTTGIVSALDRPVRLSGGGTDTNAVIDAVQTDASINPGNSGGALVDSTGAVIGINSAIRTLGGDSSGSIGLGFAIPINYAKSVAQELIRTGKVVHSTIGVNAKSATDGATDGAQVQNVVDGGPAAKAGIEEGDVITKVGARAVGSADDLVVAVQAHEPGQSVPVVLTRGGKTLTVQVVLAAE